The Lacipirellula parvula genome window below encodes:
- a CDS encoding DUF3748 domain-containing protein produces MERQLTTAPHGHILTNANVWSPDGEWIVYDIRSDAAGSVFDGTRVERVHVPTGRVEVLYESQRGACCGVASYSPVDDRVAFILGPEDPTPDWEYGPHHRQGVIVDAANPGVALNLDARDLTPPFTGGALRGGTHVHIFSGDGAWISFTYDDHVLTTREPTGQGDLNQRNVGVAVPLGGVSVPRSHPRNHDGAFYSTLVTRTVRQPRPGSDEIAKAYEDAWVGVAGYQRANGSHQERALAFLGDAIGENGKPLTELFIVDLPPLHGIRKAGDGPLQGTPTLRPQPPLAVVQRRLTFTAERKYPGIQGVRHWPRSSPDGSQIACLMRDDNGVVQLWLVSPNGGSPRQLTRDPWDVASAFTWNRDGSAIAYVADGSVMVADAATGESRRLTPPPDAAQAPRPEAVVFSPDGRQVTFVRQVPAADESVWNQLHVADVT; encoded by the coding sequence ATGGAACGGCAGCTCACCACGGCGCCCCATGGCCACATTCTCACCAACGCCAACGTCTGGTCGCCGGACGGCGAGTGGATCGTGTACGACATCCGCAGCGATGCGGCCGGCAGCGTGTTCGACGGGACTCGCGTTGAGCGCGTCCACGTGCCGACGGGGCGAGTGGAAGTGCTCTACGAGAGTCAGCGAGGCGCCTGCTGCGGCGTGGCGAGTTACTCGCCGGTTGACGACCGCGTGGCGTTCATCCTCGGGCCGGAAGATCCGACGCCTGATTGGGAGTATGGGCCGCATCATCGGCAGGGCGTCATCGTCGACGCAGCAAATCCTGGCGTCGCGCTAAACCTCGACGCCCGCGACCTGACGCCGCCGTTCACGGGCGGCGCCCTCCGCGGCGGGACGCACGTCCACATCTTCAGCGGCGACGGCGCGTGGATCAGTTTTACCTACGACGACCATGTTCTAACGACCCGCGAGCCGACGGGGCAGGGGGATCTCAACCAGCGCAACGTCGGCGTCGCCGTGCCGCTCGGCGGGGTGAGCGTGCCGCGCTCGCATCCGCGGAACCATGACGGCGCGTTTTACTCGACGCTCGTCACCCGCACGGTACGGCAGCCGCGGCCTGGTTCGGACGAAATCGCCAAGGCTTACGAAGATGCGTGGGTCGGCGTCGCCGGTTATCAGCGCGCCAATGGTTCGCACCAGGAGCGAGCACTCGCATTTCTCGGTGATGCCATCGGCGAAAATGGCAAACCGCTGACGGAGCTGTTCATCGTCGACTTGCCGCCGCTCCACGGGATACGGAAGGCTGGCGACGGCCCGCTGCAAGGCACGCCGACGCTGCGGCCGCAGCCGCCGCTCGCGGTGGTGCAGCGGCGGCTCACTTTCACGGCCGAGCGGAAGTACCCGGGCATTCAGGGAGTCCGCCACTGGCCGCGAAGCTCGCCCGACGGCTCGCAAATCGCCTGCTTGATGCGCGACGACAATGGCGTCGTGCAGCTCTGGCTCGTCTCACCCAACGGCGGCTCGCCGCGGCAGCTTACGCGCGATCCGTGGGACGTCGCCTCGGCATTCACCTGGAATCGCGACGGCTCAGCCATCGCCTACGTTGCCGACGGGAGCGTGATGGTCGCCGACGCGGCCACCGGCGAATCGCGACGGCTCACGCCGCCACCGGATGCCGCCCAGGCCCCGCGCCCCGAGGCGGTCGTCTTCTCCCCCGATGGTCGGCAGGTCACATTTGTCCGACAAGTTCCAGCCGCCGACGAGAGCGTTTGGAACCAATTGCACGTTGCCGACGTAACGTAA
- a CDS encoding sodium:solute symporter, whose amino-acid sequence METLDWVVVGLYFMSVAGLAWWVIQKNKGTATDYFLAGRHLPWFLVGASIFASNIGSEHVVGLAGSGATDGVALAHYELHAWCLLVLAWVMVPFYMRSMVYTMPEFLERRFSTSARYMLSVISLVLFIISKVAVGIFAGGVVFRTLLPDLSLNLGFMVMDSFWVGSILVLILTGIYTMLGGMRAVVYTEALQTIILVVGSALCTIFGLKAIGGWEKLRETVGDEMFNLWKPIVPEGVEGTWAPEIVKDSAGEVVRQAWYFNGDYPWLGMMICAPVIGLWYWCTCQYIVQRALGAKDEREARRGSIFAGMLKLLPVFLFIIPGIIAFGLAKSGTPGMGAMIGENGKAVAEQAQSAFPQMVLYVLPLGVRGIVVAGLLAALMSSLAGVFNASSTLFTMDIYQKYRPQSSQAHLVWVGRMATVVMVLIGIAWIPVIKGAKGLYDYLQGVQGYLAPPIFVVFFLGVFWKRLNAKGCMAAMLVGFALGIFRLVVDTPVSLKLKGYENGYTPDSFLWIVNNIYFQYFSILILLASMIAMIVVSYATAPPDERQIEGLTFATVTDEQKRESRASWSAVDVVSSVAVLAAIVAAYLYFTG is encoded by the coding sequence ATGGAAACGCTTGATTGGGTGGTCGTCGGCCTCTACTTCATGTCCGTGGCCGGGTTGGCCTGGTGGGTCATTCAGAAGAACAAGGGAACGGCGACCGACTACTTCCTGGCCGGTCGGCATTTGCCCTGGTTCCTCGTCGGCGCATCAATCTTCGCATCGAACATCGGCTCCGAGCATGTCGTCGGCCTCGCCGGTTCCGGCGCCACCGACGGCGTCGCGCTCGCCCACTACGAGCTGCACGCTTGGTGCTTGCTCGTGCTCGCGTGGGTGATGGTGCCGTTCTACATGCGGTCGATGGTCTACACGATGCCCGAGTTCCTTGAGCGTCGCTTCTCGACCAGCGCCCGTTACATGCTGTCGGTTATCTCGCTCGTTCTGTTCATCATCTCGAAGGTGGCGGTCGGCATCTTCGCCGGCGGCGTCGTGTTCCGGACGCTGCTGCCGGACCTGTCGCTCAACCTCGGCTTCATGGTGATGGACAGTTTTTGGGTCGGCTCGATCCTCGTACTCATCCTCACCGGTATCTACACGATGCTGGGCGGCATGCGGGCCGTCGTGTATACCGAGGCGCTGCAGACGATCATCCTGGTGGTCGGCTCGGCGCTCTGTACTATCTTTGGCCTGAAGGCGATCGGCGGTTGGGAGAAGCTGCGCGAAACGGTCGGCGACGAGATGTTCAATCTCTGGAAGCCGATCGTCCCCGAGGGAGTTGAAGGAACCTGGGCGCCCGAAATTGTGAAAGACTCCGCCGGCGAAGTCGTGCGGCAGGCGTGGTACTTCAACGGCGACTACCCGTGGCTGGGGATGATGATTTGCGCCCCGGTGATCGGGCTGTGGTACTGGTGCACTTGCCAGTACATCGTCCAGCGGGCGCTCGGCGCCAAGGACGAACGCGAGGCTCGCCGCGGTTCGATCTTCGCCGGCATGCTCAAGCTGCTGCCGGTGTTTCTGTTTATCATTCCCGGCATCATCGCGTTTGGGTTGGCGAAGTCGGGCACGCCTGGCATGGGGGCGATGATCGGCGAGAACGGCAAGGCGGTCGCCGAGCAGGCCCAAAGCGCCTTCCCGCAGATGGTGCTCTACGTGCTGCCGCTGGGCGTCCGCGGCATCGTCGTCGCCGGCTTGCTCGCCGCACTGATGAGCTCGCTCGCGGGCGTGTTCAACGCCTCATCGACGCTCTTCACGATGGACATCTACCAGAAGTATCGCCCCCAGTCGTCGCAGGCCCACCTCGTGTGGGTCGGACGGATGGCCACCGTGGTGATGGTGCTGATCGGCATCGCCTGGATTCCGGTGATCAAGGGCGCCAAGGGGCTTTACGACTACCTGCAGGGGGTGCAGGGATATCTGGCTCCGCCAATTTTCGTCGTCTTCTTCCTGGGCGTCTTTTGGAAGCGGCTCAACGCGAAGGGATGCATGGCGGCGATGCTCGTCGGCTTCGCGCTTGGTATTTTCCGCCTGGTGGTGGATACGCCGGTGAGCCTGAAACTCAAAGGTTATGAGAATGGCTACACGCCAGACTCGTTCCTGTGGATCGTCAACAACATCTACTTCCAGTATTTCAGCATCCTCATCTTGCTGGCTTCGATGATTGCCATGATCGTGGTAAGCTACGCGACAGCCCCGCCGGACGAACGTCAGATCGAGGGGCTCACCTTCGCCACAGTCACGGACGAACAGAAGCGGGAATCGCGGGCCAGTTGGTCGGCAGTCGACGTCGTTTCTTCCGTGGCGGTCCTCGCGGCCATCGTGGCGGCCTACCTCTATTTCACTGGATGA
- the galE gene encoding UDP-glucose 4-epimerase GalE: MKILVTGGAGYVGSHAVRLLTKAGHDVWIFDNLMNGYKAATPAGRLIEGDLLDQNRLAEVFAERQYDAVMHFAALAYVGVSVTDPATYYRNNVVGTLNLLDAMRAADVNKIVFSSTCATYGTPDKSPITEGMKQDPINPYGYTKLVIERALDDYAHAYGLGFAALRYFNASGAAEDGTIGEDHKPETHLIPLILQVALGQRQEITVFGDDYPTPDGTCVRDYIHVDDLATAHLAALERLQPGKGLKLNLGTGAGASVMEVIDACRRETGHTIPHKVAPRRAGDPAELVADASLARKTLDWTPKYVGIEPIVKSAWKWHKSHPNGYGG, encoded by the coding sequence ATGAAAATTCTCGTTACGGGCGGAGCAGGCTACGTCGGTTCTCACGCAGTGCGACTGCTGACGAAGGCGGGGCACGACGTTTGGATCTTCGACAATCTCATGAACGGCTACAAAGCCGCCACGCCGGCGGGCCGGTTGATCGAGGGCGATCTGCTCGACCAGAACCGCTTGGCCGAAGTCTTTGCTGAACGTCAGTACGACGCCGTGATGCACTTCGCGGCGCTAGCATACGTCGGCGTCTCGGTCACCGATCCGGCGACCTACTACCGCAACAACGTCGTCGGCACGCTCAACCTGCTCGACGCGATGCGGGCGGCCGACGTTAACAAGATCGTCTTCAGCAGCACGTGCGCCACCTACGGCACGCCCGACAAGTCCCCGATCACCGAGGGGATGAAGCAAGATCCGATCAACCCATATGGCTACACGAAGCTGGTGATCGAACGGGCGCTCGACGATTACGCCCACGCCTACGGCCTCGGCTTCGCGGCGCTGCGGTACTTCAACGCCAGCGGCGCGGCCGAGGATGGCACGATCGGCGAGGATCACAAGCCCGAGACGCACCTCATTCCGCTGATCTTGCAGGTGGCGCTCGGCCAACGCCAAGAGATCACCGTCTTCGGCGACGACTATCCGACGCCCGACGGCACGTGCGTTCGCGACTATATCCACGTCGACGACTTGGCGACCGCGCATCTAGCCGCGCTCGAACGCCTGCAACCGGGCAAGGGGTTGAAACTCAACCTCGGCACCGGCGCCGGGGCGAGCGTCATGGAAGTGATCGACGCCTGCCGTCGCGAGACAGGGCATACAATTCCGCACAAGGTGGCGCCGCGACGTGCCGGCGATCCAGCGGAGCTCGTGGCCGACGCCTCGCTCGCGCGGAAGACGCTCGACTGGACGCCGAAGTACGTCGGCATCGAGCCGATCGTGAAGAGCGCGTGGAAGTGGCACAAGTCGCACCCCAACGGCTACGGCGGCTAA
- a CDS encoding L-ribulose-5-phosphate 4-epimerase has protein sequence MLEELKQQVCQANLDLVAEGLVTLTWGNVSGLSDDRELMVIKPSGVPYNGMSPAQMVVVSIETGAIVEGAWKPSSDTVTHRLLYQKFSGVGGITHTHSPKATAFAQAQREIPCFGTTHADHFYGTVPVTRLLTAAEIQEAYELNTGRVIVERFAELDPLAMPAVLVASHAPFAWGKDAADSVHNAVALESVAAMAIDTLALAPQTGPVDQFLLDKHYLRKHGKDAYYGQR, from the coding sequence ATGCTCGAAGAACTGAAACAACAGGTCTGCCAGGCGAATCTCGACCTCGTCGCGGAAGGACTCGTAACGCTCACCTGGGGAAACGTCAGCGGCCTGTCGGACGATCGCGAGTTGATGGTGATCAAACCGAGCGGCGTTCCCTACAACGGCATGTCGCCCGCGCAGATGGTGGTGGTGAGCATCGAGACGGGCGCCATCGTCGAAGGGGCGTGGAAGCCGTCGTCAGACACCGTCACCCATCGGCTGCTGTACCAGAAGTTCAGCGGCGTCGGCGGGATTACCCACACCCACAGCCCGAAGGCGACGGCGTTCGCGCAGGCCCAGCGGGAGATTCCCTGCTTCGGGACGACGCATGCCGACCACTTTTACGGGACCGTGCCGGTGACGCGACTGCTCACCGCCGCAGAGATCCAAGAAGCGTACGAACTGAACACGGGCCGCGTCATTGTCGAGCGATTCGCTGAACTCGATCCGTTGGCGATGCCGGCGGTGCTCGTGGCGAGCCACGCGCCATTTGCGTGGGGCAAAGACGCGGCCGACTCGGTTCACAATGCTGTGGCGCTCGAATCGGTCGCGGCGATGGCGATCGATACGCTTGCCCTGGCGCCGCAGACGGGGCCGGTCGATCAGTTCCTGCTCGACAAGCATTACTTACGCAAGCATGGCAAGGATGCGTACTACGGCCAGCGCTGA
- the araA gene encoding L-arabinose isomerase, with protein sequence MPTIRLDKFEVWFVTGSQHLYGEETLREVEQHSMAVAAALNDAAQIPVRVVFKPVLTTPEQIRDVVLEANSAPNCIGIVAWMHTFSPAKMWIAGLKLLQKPLLHLHTQFNRDIPWSSIDMDFMNTNQSAHGGREFGFIGARLRLARKVVVGHWQDEDVLQSVGVWTRAAAARHDALTARIARIGDNMREVAVTEGDKVAAQICLGYSVNGYGLGDVVKYIDAIEEGKVDWLCGQYEEQYQLAPELRRDGHRRESLRDAARIEFGLRYFIQDNGFVGYTNTFENLHGMKQLPGIASQRLMADGCGFGAEGDWKAAAMLRAAKVMSAGLPGGTSFMEDYTYHLPQGNQQVLGAHMLEICPSIAAAQPSCEIHPLGIGGKDDPVRLVFDAPPGPATNTTIVDLGDRFRMVLSEVDVIAPEQPMPKLPVARAMWKPRPDLKTAAAAWIQAGGSHHPTFSQALTAEHWEDLAEMWGVEFVVIDEATRLRDFKNILRWNDAGVYRRA encoded by the coding sequence ATGCCAACTATCCGCCTCGACAAATTTGAAGTCTGGTTCGTCACCGGCAGCCAACATCTCTACGGCGAGGAGACGCTCCGCGAGGTGGAGCAGCACTCGATGGCGGTGGCGGCGGCGCTCAACGACGCGGCACAGATCCCCGTGCGGGTCGTCTTCAAACCGGTGCTGACGACGCCTGAGCAGATTCGCGACGTAGTGCTGGAGGCCAATTCGGCGCCGAATTGCATCGGCATCGTCGCCTGGATGCACACGTTCTCGCCGGCGAAGATGTGGATCGCCGGGCTGAAGCTGCTGCAAAAGCCGCTGCTGCACCTGCACACGCAGTTCAATCGCGACATTCCGTGGTCGTCGATCGACATGGATTTCATGAACACGAACCAATCGGCCCACGGCGGCCGGGAGTTCGGGTTCATCGGCGCGCGGCTGCGGCTCGCCCGCAAGGTGGTCGTCGGCCACTGGCAGGATGAAGACGTGCTGCAGTCGGTGGGCGTTTGGACCCGCGCCGCAGCGGCCCGGCACGATGCGCTCACCGCGCGGATCGCCCGCATCGGCGACAACATGCGCGAAGTCGCCGTGACCGAGGGCGATAAAGTCGCCGCTCAAATCTGCCTCGGCTACTCGGTGAACGGCTACGGCCTGGGCGACGTGGTGAAGTACATCGACGCGATCGAAGAGGGAAAGGTCGATTGGCTCTGCGGCCAGTATGAGGAGCAGTACCAACTCGCCCCCGAGCTGCGCCGCGACGGCCACCGCCGCGAATCGCTGCGCGACGCCGCCCGTATCGAGTTCGGCCTGCGGTACTTCATCCAGGACAACGGTTTCGTCGGCTACACGAACACGTTTGAGAATCTCCACGGCATGAAGCAGCTTCCCGGCATCGCCTCGCAGCGGCTGATGGCCGACGGCTGCGGCTTCGGCGCCGAGGGGGACTGGAAGGCGGCCGCGATGCTGCGGGCGGCGAAAGTCATGTCGGCCGGCTTGCCGGGCGGCACGTCGTTCATGGAGGATTACACCTATCACTTGCCGCAAGGGAACCAGCAGGTGCTCGGCGCCCACATGCTGGAGATCTGCCCGTCGATCGCCGCCGCTCAGCCTTCGTGCGAGATTCACCCACTGGGCATCGGCGGCAAGGACGATCCCGTGCGACTCGTGTTCGACGCCCCGCCCGGCCCGGCGACGAACACGACGATTGTCGACTTGGGCGATCGCTTCCGGATGGTGCTGAGCGAAGTCGACGTGATTGCTCCCGAGCAACCAATGCCGAAGCTGCCAGTCGCCCGCGCCATGTGGAAGCCACGTCCCGATCTCAAAACGGCGGCGGCGGCGTGGATTCAAGCCGGCGGTTCGCATCATCCGACGTTCAGCCAGGCGCTCACCGCCGAGCATTGGGAAGACCTCGCCGAGATGTGGGGGGTCGAATTCGTCGTCATCGACGAGGCGACCCGTTTGCGCGATTTCAAAAATATTTTGCGATGGAACGACGCTGGCGTGTATCGCCGGGCGTAG